In Ammoniphilus sp. CFH 90114, a genomic segment contains:
- a CDS encoding STAS domain-containing protein: protein MPLIGTVDKIRMATIEDKVISHVSLFNIETLIIDFSGVAGMESAVLQRVMSVLNGISMMGCETVITGLRAEIVKMMISNGLTFENKAITKGTLQQALDKYLA, encoded by the coding sequence TTGCCTTTAATCGGAACCGTCGATAAAATTCGTATGGCTACCATTGAAGATAAAGTGATATCTCACGTTAGTTTATTTAATATAGAAACTCTGATTATTGACTTTTCTGGTGTAGCGGGTATGGAATCCGCTGTTCTTCAGCGCGTGATGAGTGTCCTTAATGGTATTAGCATGATGGGTTGCGAAACGGTTATAACAGGCTTACGCGCTGAAATTGTAAAAATGATGATTAGCAATGGCTTAACTTTCGAGAATAAAGCAATTACGAAAGGTACCTTACAGCAAGCTTTGGATAAATATCTTGCATAG
- a CDS encoding YiiX/YebB-like N1pC/P60 family cysteine hydrolase, whose amino-acid sequence MNRPIVLGLQGENYITLTFNLVDIPLQYFELYLDRTYIGSYLPVPVLQIPTTWFNSGHKSLNIVSIFLDGGRVRTSLFYNHHIQTERDPRDFQPGDILVASDNTNGLQPGYMGHSALIIDKNTIAEAVMTDPQVRFYPLEHFLSEHPRHVQYRPKDPNLGHKARNYAYQYVLQYQKNKNSGKEYPEFSFLPDVPLNDQWGSIYCSKLIWLSYYYGAGLTLENDFIVFAPLNLSSSLENDNRFQLVYKHPDFHFFIEFH is encoded by the coding sequence ATGAACAGACCTATAGTACTTGGCCTACAAGGTGAAAACTATATTACCTTAACATTTAACTTAGTGGATATACCCCTGCAGTATTTTGAGCTATATCTTGATCGTACCTATATCGGCTCTTACCTCCCTGTCCCCGTGTTACAGATCCCTACAACGTGGTTTAATAGCGGACATAAAAGTCTAAATATCGTTAGTATTTTTCTAGATGGAGGTAGAGTTCGGACCAGTTTATTCTATAATCATCATATTCAAACTGAAAGAGATCCGCGTGATTTCCAGCCTGGTGATATTCTTGTTGCCAGTGATAATACCAACGGGCTTCAACCCGGGTATATGGGACATTCGGCTCTAATCATTGATAAGAATACCATCGCAGAAGCCGTCATGACAGATCCCCAGGTTAGATTCTATCCTCTCGAGCATTTTTTATCAGAACACCCTAGACATGTACAATATAGACCTAAAGATCCCAATTTAGGCCATAAAGCAAGGAATTACGCTTATCAATATGTCCTGCAATATCAAAAAAACAAAAATAGTGGAAAGGAATACCCTGAGTTTTCATTTCTTCCCGACGTACCTCTTAATGATCAATGGGGTTCCATCTATTGCTCCAAGCTAATCTGGCTGAGTTATTACTATGGTGCGGGTCTTACATTAGAAAATGATTTCATTGTTTTTGCCCCTTTAAATCTTTCGTCATCTCTGGAAAACGACAACCGTTTCCAGCTTGTTTATAAACATCCAGATTTTCATTTCTTTATTGAGTTCCATTAA
- a CDS encoding ATP-binding protein has product MSQNDGDKISKDEVHLNQLASVGQIAAGIAHEVKNPLTAVKGFLQLLKEKHDDAYIDIAQTELEDAISTLENLLDVSKPDLQDEPYQSLNTSVELEALFPLFQDQVYRVQIKRHLTHTDSTVYGKKNQLKKALFNLLKNAFEAIPGEGTITVEHYEESNYIFISIEDTGIGIPEKKIRMLGTPFYTTKSDGTGMGLTQVFSVIYDHNGKIEVRSVEGKGSKFIIKLPKETIKQSRGVITLKPNFKEGQDMKSFFLSNQNLFEKRLLTEAVNVKNKIDEILKIGNIDLLNNAHKLVLYIVEGREHELITFARHEGVAWAKFSLTLAFKLEWIQAIRRVIWDFLFNYDRLSKDSYSKEDIYNLEKSVNELMDRFLNYFFMSYSEYKDHLIQEQRSIVEDLSVPIIPLTQ; this is encoded by the coding sequence TTGTCTCAAAATGATGGAGATAAGATCTCAAAAGATGAGGTCCATCTGAATCAACTAGCCTCAGTAGGACAAATTGCTGCTGGGATTGCTCATGAAGTGAAGAATCCATTAACGGCAGTCAAGGGTTTTTTACAATTATTAAAAGAAAAGCATGACGATGCATATATAGATATTGCCCAAACCGAGTTGGAGGATGCCATCTCAACATTGGAGAATTTATTAGATGTATCAAAACCAGATTTACAGGATGAGCCCTATCAATCCTTAAACACAAGTGTTGAATTAGAGGCACTATTCCCCCTTTTTCAAGATCAAGTCTATCGAGTTCAGATAAAAAGACACCTCACTCACACGGATTCAACTGTTTATGGAAAGAAAAATCAACTTAAAAAAGCCCTTTTTAATTTATTGAAAAATGCGTTTGAAGCCATCCCGGGTGAGGGAACTATCACAGTAGAACATTATGAAGAAAGTAATTACATATTTATTTCTATTGAAGATACGGGAATAGGTATCCCCGAAAAAAAGATTCGAATGCTTGGAACCCCTTTCTATACAACAAAGTCAGACGGCACAGGAATGGGATTAACGCAAGTTTTTTCTGTCATTTATGATCACAATGGAAAGATTGAGGTGCGGAGCGTAGAAGGTAAAGGTTCAAAGTTTATTATTAAATTACCAAAAGAAACGATTAAGCAAAGTCGCGGAGTGATTACGCTGAAACCGAATTTTAAAGAAGGTCAAGATATGAAATCGTTCTTTTTGAGTAATCAAAATCTTTTCGAGAAGCGTTTGCTCACAGAGGCCGTCAATGTAAAAAATAAAATTGATGAAATATTAAAAATAGGTAATATTGACCTTCTTAATAATGCTCATAAGCTAGTGCTCTATATTGTAGAGGGTAGGGAACATGAATTAATTACTTTTGCTAGACATGAAGGAGTGGCATGGGCCAAATTTTCGTTAACCCTCGCATTTAAGCTAGAATGGATACAAGCGATAAGAAGAGTAATTTGGGATTTTCTCTTTAACTATGATCGTCTATCAAAGGATTCCTATAGTAAAGAAGACATTTATAACCTTGAAAAAAGTGTCAATGAACTGATGGATCGTTTTCTAAATTATTTCTTTATGAGCTATTCTGAATACAAGGATCATCTAATACAAGAGCAAAGGAGTATCGTTGAAGATCTGTCTGTACCCATTATTCCCCTCACGCAGTAG
- a CDS encoding thioesterase family protein, translated as MYITNIQPRLSETNGTGHISNTVVPVWLEAGITEINTLFIPDVDFAKWNLILAHSSIDYVGQLYYGKPAEVQTTIQKIGNSSFTIYQEIYQDHQLCVKAITVYVHFNYETQKPEAIPDSIRSELEKHKDE; from the coding sequence ATGTATATAACCAATATCCAACCTCGTCTATCAGAAACGAACGGTACAGGTCATATCAGTAATACTGTTGTCCCTGTCTGGCTTGAAGCAGGTATTACTGAAATCAATACGTTATTTATACCTGACGTAGACTTTGCAAAGTGGAATCTCATTTTAGCTCACTCTTCGATCGATTATGTAGGACAACTTTACTATGGAAAACCAGCAGAGGTACAGACAACGATCCAAAAGATTGGCAATTCGAGCTTCACGATTTATCAGGAAATCTACCAGGACCATCAATTATGTGTAAAAGCTATTACAGTATATGTCCACTTTAATTATGAAACCCAAAAGCCTGAAGCCATTCCGGATTCTATACGGAGTGAACTTGAGAAACATAAGGACGAATAA